A single genomic interval of Chitinophaga sp. 180180018-3 harbors:
- a CDS encoding lipid A biosynthesis acyltransferase: MRKKAGYGSWRALINLYRNYYIFGQTLIDKIVVMAGLANKFSFEFEGEHYLREMVAGGKGGILLSAHLGNWEVAGHLFTRLQARINIVMFDGEHQRIKDYLSDVTGGRNMNIIVIRDDLSHIYAINEALNNKELVCMHADRFLPGNKTISASFLGQEARFPVGPFLLAATFRVPVSMVFAFKESSTHYHFYASEPHQYHGRRNQGVENALNDFVAQITEKVRRYPVQWFNYYDFWE, from the coding sequence TTGCGTAAAAAAGCTGGCTATGGCTCGTGGCGGGCCCTGATAAACCTATATCGCAACTATTATATTTTCGGGCAAACACTGATAGACAAGATAGTGGTAATGGCAGGCCTTGCCAATAAATTTTCATTTGAATTTGAGGGTGAACATTATCTGAGGGAGATGGTAGCCGGCGGCAAAGGCGGCATTCTGCTGAGCGCTCATCTGGGTAACTGGGAAGTAGCGGGGCATCTTTTTACCCGTCTGCAGGCCCGGATTAACATAGTGATGTTCGATGGGGAACACCAGCGTATCAAAGACTACCTCTCAGACGTTACCGGTGGCCGGAATATGAATATCATTGTCATCCGTGATGATCTGTCGCATATTTATGCCATTAATGAAGCGTTGAATAACAAAGAATTGGTATGTATGCATGCCGATCGCTTTCTGCCAGGTAACAAAACGATATCTGCCTCGTTCTTAGGCCAGGAAGCCCGTTTCCCGGTAGGCCCGTTCCTGCTGGCGGCCACGTTCCGGGTGCCGGTGTCGATGGTATTTGCTTTTAAGGAATCTTCCACCCACTACCATTTTTACGCAAGCGAGCCGCACCAGTACCACGGGCGCCGTAACCAGGGGGTGGAAAATGCCCTGAATGATTTTGTGGCGCAAATAACAGAAAAAGTACGTCGTTATCCGGTGCAATGGTTCAATTATTACGATTTTTGGGAATAA
- a CDS encoding class I SAM-dependent methyltransferase: MEVDKSWFKDWFNSPYYHLLYDNRDEREAAAFIDKLLAYLRPAPDANVLDVACGRGRHAKYLADKGFYVTGIDLSIESINIAKKLENEHLSFFQHDMRLPFRVNYFDIVVNFFTSFGYFDTQRDNDNALRTLRNALKPGGKLVLDYLNSGYVASHLVYDEVKEKDGVVFDIHRKLEAAKFIKQINVLDKERMLRATYTERVNAFTRTDFEAMFARQGLEITEIFGDYHFNSYDEQRSPRQIIIATKL, translated from the coding sequence ATGGAAGTAGATAAATCCTGGTTTAAAGATTGGTTCAATTCGCCTTATTACCATCTGTTATATGATAACAGGGACGAAAGGGAAGCGGCAGCATTTATTGACAAATTGCTCGCCTACCTGCGTCCTGCGCCCGATGCCAATGTGCTGGATGTAGCCTGTGGCAGGGGGCGTCATGCAAAGTACCTGGCGGATAAGGGCTTTTATGTGACTGGGATAGATCTTTCCATTGAAAGCATCAACATTGCTAAAAAGCTGGAAAACGAGCACCTGAGCTTCTTTCAGCATGATATGCGTTTGCCCTTCCGGGTAAATTATTTCGATATAGTAGTTAATTTTTTCACCAGCTTCGGATATTTCGATACGCAGCGGGATAACGATAATGCCCTGCGTACCCTTCGGAATGCCCTGAAACCGGGCGGAAAGCTGGTATTGGATTATCTGAACAGCGGCTACGTAGCCAGCCACCTGGTATATGATGAGGTGAAAGAGAAAGACGGAGTAGTGTTTGATATACACCGGAAACTGGAAGCTGCGAAGTTCATTAAGCAGATTAATGTACTGGATAAGGAACGGATGTTGCGGGCTACCTATACAGAACGTGTGAATGCCTTTACCAGAACGGATTTTGAGGCCATGTTTGCCCGGCAGGGCCTTGAAATAACGGAAATATTCGGTGACTATCACTTTAACAGCTATGATGAACAACGCTCACCACGCCAGATCATCATCGCCACAAAATTATAG
- a CDS encoding aromatic amino acid ammonia-lyase, with protein MVAIGSKALSLEEVYRVILGGETLALDPAAMQQVEASYQFLKTFSAKKLIYGINTGFGPMAQYRISDEDTFQLQYNLIRSHSSGAGNCMSPLHTKALMLARLSSFMQAHSGIHPEVVELLRDLINKNVYPCIFEHGGVGASGDLVQLAHLALVLIGEGEVWYEGKYQPTAEIFAKLQLKPIGIHVREGLAIINGTSAMTGVGLVNLIEAKKLLGWSVVMSAMINEIVEAFDDHLSAELNAVKKHTGQQQIAASMRNVLRGSKMVRHRPDHLYKELEEEIFKDKVQEYYSLRCVPQILGPVYDTLMQAEKLVVQELNSVSDNPVVDHTLENVFHGGNFHGDYVSLEMDKIKIAITKLSMLSERQLNYLLNEKLNHKFPPFMNLGKLGFNFGMQGVQFTATSTVAENQTLSFPMYVHSIPNNNDNQDIVSMGCNAAIMTSKVIENTFQVLTIQLMTMLQAVDYLNCQDRLAAFSHKVYTEVRAIFPKFIDDSPRYKDLQQIKEYLVKNVPVQF; from the coding sequence ATGGTTGCAATAGGAAGTAAGGCACTGTCCCTGGAAGAAGTGTACAGGGTGATTTTGGGCGGAGAAACGCTGGCCTTAGACCCCGCAGCAATGCAGCAGGTGGAAGCAAGCTATCAGTTTCTTAAAACATTTTCGGCCAAAAAGCTGATCTATGGTATCAACACGGGTTTCGGCCCGATGGCCCAGTATCGTATCAGCGACGAAGATACCTTCCAGCTGCAGTACAACCTGATCCGCAGCCACAGCTCCGGAGCTGGCAACTGTATGTCGCCATTGCATACCAAAGCTTTGATGCTGGCCCGTTTGAGTAGCTTTATGCAGGCTCATTCCGGCATACACCCGGAAGTAGTGGAACTGCTGAGAGACCTGATCAATAAAAACGTATATCCCTGCATATTTGAACATGGAGGGGTAGGTGCCAGCGGCGACCTTGTACAGCTGGCCCATCTGGCCCTGGTGCTGATTGGCGAAGGGGAAGTATGGTACGAAGGTAAGTATCAGCCAACTGCAGAAATTTTCGCAAAGCTGCAGCTGAAGCCCATCGGCATTCATGTAAGGGAAGGCCTGGCCATCATCAACGGCACCTCCGCCATGACAGGAGTGGGACTGGTGAACCTGATTGAAGCAAAGAAATTGCTGGGCTGGTCGGTAGTCATGTCGGCCATGATCAACGAAATTGTAGAAGCCTTCGACGATCATCTGTCTGCCGAACTTAATGCCGTAAAAAAACATACCGGTCAGCAACAGATTGCTGCCAGCATGAGGAATGTACTCAGGGGCAGTAAGATGGTACGCCATCGCCCTGATCACCTGTATAAAGAACTGGAAGAAGAGATTTTTAAAGATAAAGTACAGGAATATTATTCACTCCGCTGCGTACCCCAGATACTGGGCCCTGTGTACGATACGCTGATGCAGGCAGAAAAGCTGGTGGTACAGGAGCTGAATTCCGTAAGTGATAACCCGGTGGTAGACCATACACTGGAAAATGTTTTCCACGGTGGTAACTTCCACGGGGATTATGTTTCACTGGAGATGGACAAAATCAAGATTGCCATCACCAAACTGTCGATGCTCTCAGAGCGCCAGCTGAACTACCTGCTCAATGAAAAGCTGAACCACAAGTTCCCGCCGTTTATGAACCTGGGCAAACTTGGCTTCAATTTTGGAATGCAGGGCGTGCAGTTTACAGCTACATCAACAGTGGCGGAAAACCAGACCTTATCGTTCCCGATGTACGTACACAGCATCCCGAATAACAACGATAACCAGGATATAGTGAGCATGGGATGCAATGCTGCTATCATGACAAGCAAAGTTATAGAGAATACTTTCCAGGTATTGACTATTCAGCTGATGACTATGTTGCAGGCAGTGGACTATCTGAATTGCCAGGACCGGTTGGCAGCCTTCTCCCATAAAGTATACACGGAAGTGCGGGCAATTTTTCCTAAATTTATCGACGACAGTCCACGCTATAAAGATCTTCAGCAAATTAAAGAGTACCTGGTTAAGAACGTACCCGTCCAGTTCTGA
- a CDS encoding beta-ketoacyl synthase N-terminal-like domain-containing protein, translating into MRQVFVVADNIVGPLGSTTRENFDQVLQGNSGIRQHENAAWAAAPFCGAMMAPEQLDDLSAAFNGKEYTKFEKLLIASIREALQQTSISLTGERTGLIISTTKGNIELLEQSEGTTLPLADMLLHTTARKIAAYFGAVNQPIVVSSACISGLVAILTGKRLIESGRYDHVVVAGADVLTRFVLSGFQSFQAVSPLPCKPFDVHRSGVTLGEGAATVILSRERGNAVFSLGGGAISNDANHISGPSRTGKELAAAMQLALEGSGLSPENIGFVSAHGTATLYNDEMEAKALHHAGLASIPVNSLKGYYGHTLGAAGIIEAIISMEAAKAGVVLPTKGFETPGVSMPVNVHNTLLHQPSPHFLKTVSGFGGCNAAMVFSINQPSVADI; encoded by the coding sequence ATGCGACAGGTGTTTGTAGTAGCAGATAATATTGTGGGGCCTTTGGGCAGTACTACCCGGGAAAATTTTGACCAGGTTTTACAAGGCAACAGTGGCATCAGGCAGCATGAAAATGCTGCCTGGGCCGCTGCTCCTTTTTGTGGGGCTATGATGGCTCCGGAGCAGTTGGATGATCTCAGCGCTGCATTTAACGGAAAAGAATATACGAAATTTGAAAAGCTGCTCATAGCGTCCATACGGGAAGCATTGCAGCAAACCAGCATTTCACTGACCGGCGAACGTACCGGCCTGATTATTTCCACTACCAAAGGAAATATTGAATTGCTGGAGCAGTCGGAGGGCACCACTCTTCCGCTGGCAGATATGCTGCTGCATACCACCGCCAGGAAAATAGCGGCTTATTTCGGGGCTGTGAATCAGCCCATCGTAGTCAGCAGTGCCTGTATTTCAGGGCTGGTGGCTATTTTGACCGGGAAACGGCTCATTGAATCAGGCCGCTACGATCATGTGGTGGTGGCTGGCGCAGATGTGCTGACCCGTTTCGTGTTGTCCGGTTTTCAATCGTTCCAGGCCGTGAGCCCTCTTCCCTGCAAGCCGTTCGACGTCCATCGTTCGGGCGTTACGTTGGGAGAAGGTGCCGCAACAGTGATCCTCAGCCGGGAACGAGGCAACGCAGTATTTTCGTTGGGCGGCGGTGCTATCAGCAACGACGCCAATCATATTTCGGGCCCGTCGCGCACCGGGAAGGAACTGGCTGCTGCTATGCAGCTGGCACTGGAGGGTAGCGGACTAAGCCCGGAAAACATTGGGTTTGTATCGGCCCACGGCACAGCTACGCTCTACAATGATGAAATGGAAGCCAAGGCATTGCATCATGCAGGCCTGGCCAGCATTCCTGTGAACAGCCTGAAAGGATATTACGGCCACACACTGGGCGCTGCGGGCATTATAGAAGCCATCATCAGTATGGAGGCCGCTAAAGCCGGCGTGGTACTACCCACAAAAGGATTTGAAACTCCCGGTGTAAGTATGCCGGTAAATGTTCATAATACGCTGCTGCACCAACCATCTCCTCACTTCCTGAAAACAGTATCAGGTTTTGGCGGATGCAATGCAGCCATGGTATTCAGTATTAACCAGCCGTCGGTAGCTGACATTTAA
- a CDS encoding beta-ketoacyl-[acyl-carrier-protein] synthase family protein: MNRVVITGMGIYSCIGKDMQEVKDSLYQGKSGIVLDPERKAFGYRSGLTGYIERPELKGLLDRRSRLMMPEQAEFAYMATREALAQAGITQEYIDSTPIGLLYGNDSCARPTVEANDIMRAKKDTMLVGSGSVFQTMNSTVNMNLATIFKLRGVNFTVSAACASGSHAIGLGYMFIRSGMQDAVICGGAQEVNVYAMGNFDAIAAFSVRENDPTRASRPFDRDRDGLVPSGGAATVILESLESAQRRGANILGEVLGYGFSSNGAHISNPTVEGPVRSLQIALQDAGLQPGDIEYINAHATSTAAGDASEAKAIHEVFGATRPYVSSTKSMTGHECWMAGASEIVYSMLMMQNGFIAPNINLDNPDDDAARLNIVSSTINKNFNIFLSNSFGFGGTNSSLIVRGWNGK; encoded by the coding sequence ATGAATCGAGTTGTGATCACCGGAATGGGCATTTATTCCTGCATTGGAAAGGATATGCAGGAAGTGAAGGATTCATTGTACCAGGGTAAATCAGGGATTGTGCTGGACCCGGAAAGAAAGGCATTTGGATATCGTTCCGGTTTAACAGGATATATTGAAAGACCTGAGCTGAAAGGCTTACTCGATCGCCGTTCCAGGCTGATGATGCCTGAGCAGGCGGAATTTGCCTATATGGCAACCCGGGAAGCACTCGCACAGGCAGGGATTACGCAGGAGTATATAGATTCTACTCCGATAGGGCTGCTGTATGGCAATGATAGCTGTGCCAGGCCCACAGTAGAGGCGAATGATATCATGCGGGCCAAGAAAGACACAATGCTGGTGGGTTCCGGGTCTGTATTCCAGACCATGAACTCTACCGTTAATATGAACCTGGCTACTATTTTCAAGCTGAGAGGCGTGAATTTCACCGTCAGCGCAGCTTGTGCCAGTGGTTCTCATGCAATAGGGCTGGGTTATATGTTCATCCGGAGCGGTATGCAGGATGCGGTGATCTGTGGTGGCGCGCAGGAAGTGAATGTATACGCCATGGGAAATTTTGATGCCATTGCTGCCTTTTCAGTCAGGGAAAATGATCCAACCCGGGCTTCCCGTCCGTTCGATCGCGACCGCGACGGCCTGGTGCCCAGTGGTGGGGCGGCTACCGTGATCCTGGAAAGCCTGGAATCTGCTCAACGCAGAGGAGCAAACATCCTCGGCGAAGTATTGGGCTACGGTTTTTCTTCCAATGGCGCTCATATTTCCAATCCAACGGTGGAAGGCCCTGTGAGGTCCCTCCAGATTGCATTGCAGGATGCGGGTTTGCAGCCCGGCGATATCGAATACATTAACGCCCATGCTACTTCTACAGCGGCCGGCGATGCCAGTGAAGCAAAGGCTATTCACGAAGTGTTTGGCGCTACCAGGCCTTATGTCAGCTCCACTAAGTCTATGACCGGCCACGAATGCTGGATGGCCGGAGCCAGCGAAATCGTCTATTCCATGCTAATGATGCAAAACGGCTTCATTGCCCCCAATATCAATCTGGATAACCCCGATGATGATGCAGCCAGATTAAATATCGTTAGCAGCACAATTAATAAAAATTTTAATATATTTTTGTCCAACTCTTTTGGCTTTGGAGGAACAAATTCATCTCTGATTGTAAGGGGATGGAATGGAAAATAA
- a CDS encoding acyl carrier protein, with product MDIREIITVTNKFLVEEFEANPETIKPEANMKSTLDLDSLDYIDMVVVIEDNFGFKVNPEDFQSISTFQDFYNYVATRVQQKELV from the coding sequence ATGGATATTAGAGAAATTATAACTGTTACGAATAAGTTTCTGGTAGAGGAGTTTGAAGCAAACCCCGAAACAATTAAACCTGAAGCAAATATGAAATCCACGCTGGATCTGGATAGCCTGGATTATATCGACATGGTAGTGGTAATAGAAGATAACTTCGGATTCAAAGTAAATCCGGAAGATTTTCAGTCTATCAGCACCTTCCAGGATTTCTACAACTATGTAGCCACCCGTGTACAACAAAAAGAGCTGGTATAA
- a CDS encoding ZIP family metal transporter — protein MNWNYLILILAATVAGGVIPMTVKRVNANFSIYLLAFTGAFLFGVIIMHLLPEVYHELGHEAGVYIVLGFFLQVFLQQLSHGMEHGHTHLPQEQHHHHIAVMPLLLGLSIHAFMEGLPLGFRYDDQSALPSLMAGVAAHKIPEALTLMTVMIHAHKTKAALWRILIAFALVTPLAAVLAGWLGSRFETVQHYLVYVVALVVGAFLHISTTIFYESGTKHHELSRKKVLAIALGLVLAFLTLIFE, from the coding sequence ATGAACTGGAATTATCTGATACTGATATTGGCTGCAACCGTTGCCGGTGGGGTGATACCCATGACGGTAAAGCGGGTCAACGCTAACTTCTCCATTTATCTCCTGGCATTTACGGGAGCTTTTCTTTTCGGGGTGATTATCATGCACCTGCTGCCGGAAGTGTACCATGAGCTGGGGCACGAGGCAGGCGTGTACATCGTGCTGGGCTTTTTCCTGCAGGTATTCCTGCAGCAGCTGTCGCACGGCATGGAACACGGGCATACGCATTTGCCCCAGGAACAGCATCACCACCATATTGCCGTTATGCCACTGTTGCTGGGCCTGTCTATTCATGCATTCATGGAAGGGCTGCCTCTGGGCTTCCGGTACGACGATCAATCGGCTTTGCCATCACTGATGGCCGGTGTGGCTGCGCACAAAATCCCCGAGGCATTGACACTGATGACGGTCATGATACATGCCCATAAAACTAAAGCGGCACTGTGGCGGATACTCATCGCTTTCGCGCTGGTAACGCCGCTGGCGGCAGTATTGGCCGGCTGGCTGGGTAGCCGTTTCGAAACGGTGCAACATTACCTGGTGTATGTAGTGGCGCTGGTAGTAGGTGCATTTCTGCATATTTCCACCACCATTTTCTATGAAAGCGGTACCAAACACCATGAACTGAGCAGGAAAAAAGTGCTGGCAATTGCCCTGGGACTGGTTTTGGCTTTTCTTACCCTGATATTTGAATAA
- a CDS encoding hemolysin family protein, giving the protein MEVVIILILILLNGLFSMSEVALASARKIRLENLANKGDEKAKTALKLATNPDTFLSTVQIGITLIGILTGIYAGDNIKVDVMTWLNNFPSIQPYSSILSTVIIVVVITFFSLVLGELVPKRIGTAYPEYIAKIMATPMSVLSWLTYPFIWLLSISTAALVKLLNLRTDEPHVTEEEIKAIINEGTTSGAIEETEQEIIERVFHLGDRNITSLMTYRNDITWLDINEAPEEYLQKIHESLHSVYPVCDGQIDSIRGLVTIKDLYSVVGKAAPLADIIRKPLFVPENNTAYQVLEKFKETHLHAAFIVDEYGTFLGMITLNDILEAIVGDMPETAENDDYEMVQREDGTWLVDAQIPFYDFLEEFDKEDWMTEFEQDFDTLAGFILHHLEHIPQTGEKFTWRGFTFEIVDMDAHRLDKILVTPPPPATEE; this is encoded by the coding sequence ATGGAAGTCGTCATTATCCTCATCCTCATATTATTGAATGGCCTGTTCTCGATGTCGGAAGTAGCATTGGCCTCAGCCAGGAAGATCCGATTGGAAAATCTGGCCAATAAAGGGGATGAAAAAGCAAAGACAGCATTAAAACTGGCCACAAATCCGGACACCTTTCTTTCTACTGTCCAAATAGGGATTACCCTTATCGGCATCTTAACGGGTATATATGCAGGTGATAACATCAAAGTGGATGTAATGACCTGGCTTAATAATTTTCCTTCGATACAGCCCTACAGCAGTATATTATCGACCGTGATCATTGTAGTAGTGATCACTTTTTTTTCACTGGTACTGGGCGAACTGGTGCCCAAACGCATTGGTACTGCCTATCCGGAATATATTGCCAAAATAATGGCTACGCCTATGAGCGTGCTTTCCTGGCTTACCTATCCGTTTATATGGCTGCTGAGTATATCCACAGCGGCATTGGTAAAATTGCTCAACCTGCGTACTGATGAGCCTCATGTAACAGAAGAGGAGATCAAAGCCATCATTAATGAAGGCACTACATCCGGAGCGATAGAAGAAACCGAACAGGAGATTATTGAAAGGGTGTTTCACCTGGGCGACCGTAATATTACCTCCCTGATGACTTACCGGAATGATATTACCTGGCTGGATATCAACGAGGCGCCGGAGGAATACCTGCAAAAGATCCATGAGAGCCTTCATTCTGTTTACCCGGTATGCGACGGGCAGATCGACAGTATCCGCGGGTTGGTAACGATCAAGGATCTGTATTCAGTAGTAGGTAAAGCCGCTCCCCTGGCAGATATTATTCGCAAACCGCTGTTTGTTCCGGAAAATAATACGGCCTACCAGGTGCTGGAGAAATTCAAGGAAACCCACCTGCATGCGGCATTTATAGTAGATGAATATGGTACATTTCTGGGTATGATCACCCTGAACGATATATTGGAGGCGATTGTAGGCGATATGCCGGAAACCGCCGAAAATGACGATTATGAAATGGTGCAACGGGAAGATGGTACCTGGCTGGTAGATGCACAGATCCCCTTTTACGATTTTCTGGAGGAGTTTGATAAGGAAGACTGGATGACGGAGTTTGAGCAGGATTTTGATACCCTGGCAGGGTTTATTCTGCATCATCTCGAGCATATCCCGCAAACAGGTGAAAAGTTTACCTGGCGCGGTTTTACATTTGAGATAGTAGACATGGATGCACATCGGTTGGATAAAATACTGGTCACACCACCACCGCCGGCTACGGAAGAGTAG
- a CDS encoding phosphatase PAP2 family protein, producing MLESILREDLRLFFHINGQWHNGVLDVILPFVREPFVWAPLYLFLALFVTINYGWKGFFWILFFLLCFAVADQSSLFLKGAFARVRPCRDPVVSHYARVLVAYCPMSGSFTSNHAANHFALGTFCFITLKSAFQRYTWLFFAWAAVIAYAQVYVGVHYPLDVLGGAILGTFIGLLSGSFFQRRIRLEAEQTS from the coding sequence ATGCTTGAGTCTATCTTGCGCGAAGACCTCAGATTATTTTTTCATATTAATGGCCAGTGGCATAACGGTGTGCTGGATGTAATCCTGCCATTTGTGCGGGAGCCGTTTGTATGGGCGCCCTTGTACCTTTTCCTGGCGTTGTTTGTGACGATCAATTACGGATGGAAAGGTTTTTTCTGGATCCTGTTCTTCCTGTTATGTTTTGCCGTGGCGGACCAGAGCAGTTTATTCTTGAAAGGTGCCTTTGCGAGGGTGAGGCCATGCCGCGACCCGGTGGTATCGCACTATGCCAGAGTATTGGTAGCATATTGCCCGATGAGCGGTAGTTTTACCTCTAATCATGCGGCCAATCACTTCGCCCTGGGGACTTTTTGTTTTATTACCCTGAAATCAGCGTTTCAACGGTATACCTGGTTATTTTTTGCATGGGCTGCCGTGATAGCTTATGCACAGGTGTATGTTGGTGTGCATTACCCGCTCGATGTGCTGGGTGGTGCTATATTGGGCACATTTATCGGGCTGCTCAGCGGTAGCTTCTTTCAGCGCCGCATAAGGCTGGAGGCCGAACAAACATCATGA
- the fabG gene encoding 3-oxoacyl-ACP reductase FabG, which yields MKCALVTGGSRGIGKAVCIRMAEAGYHVLINYKGNETAAQETLEAVKAKGSTGELLPFNVGDGEEVQRVLGGWLEQHKEEHQIEVLVNNAGIREDSLMFWMTDAQWGNVLNISLNGFYNVTKQVLNSMLLKRYGRIINMVSLSGIKGLPGQTNYSAAKAGVIGATKALAQEVAKRGVTVNAIAPGFIRTDMTAELNEKELAAQVPMNRFGTPEEVADAVAFLASKSAGYITGEVLNINGGLHT from the coding sequence ATGAAGTGTGCATTAGTAACAGGCGGGTCCAGAGGAATCGGAAAGGCAGTGTGCATAAGGATGGCAGAAGCAGGCTATCATGTGCTGATCAATTATAAAGGCAATGAAACAGCCGCACAGGAAACCCTGGAAGCCGTGAAGGCCAAAGGCAGTACAGGAGAGCTGTTGCCTTTCAACGTTGGCGATGGGGAAGAAGTACAACGCGTACTGGGCGGATGGTTAGAGCAGCATAAAGAAGAGCATCAGATAGAAGTGCTGGTGAATAATGCAGGTATCAGGGAAGATTCCCTGATGTTCTGGATGACGGATGCACAGTGGGGAAATGTATTGAACATCAGTTTGAACGGTTTTTATAATGTTACCAAACAGGTATTGAACAGCATGTTATTAAAGCGCTACGGGCGCATCATCAACATGGTGTCGCTGTCTGGTATCAAGGGCCTTCCGGGGCAAACCAACTATTCCGCGGCCAAGGCCGGGGTTATTGGTGCTACCAAGGCGCTGGCGCAGGAAGTAGCGAAGCGTGGCGTGACAGTGAATGCCATCGCACCGGGATTTATCAGAACGGATATGACAGCAGAGCTGAATGAAAAAGAACTGGCGGCACAGGTTCCCATGAACCGTTTTGGCACCCCTGAAGAAGTTGCTGATGCCGTAGCATTCCTGGCTTCAAAATCAGCAGGCTACATCACCGGAGAGGTGCTGAATATCAATGGAGGGCTGCATACGTAG
- a CDS encoding 3-hydroxyacyl-ACP dehydratase: MFIHTDDITAYIPQRTPIVMISGILAVDGPVTRTGLHIAQDNVFVEDGVLTAPGLMENIAQTAAARIGYIAKQENAPVPLGFIGAVKDLEILELPPAGQMIETIIEIGGEVFNATMVTGKVMYDGRVMAQCEMKIFTNPQL, translated from the coding sequence ATGTTTATTCATACTGATGATATTACCGCGTATATCCCGCAACGTACACCCATTGTGATGATTAGCGGCATCCTGGCGGTGGATGGCCCGGTAACCCGTACCGGTTTGCATATTGCTCAGGATAATGTTTTTGTGGAAGATGGCGTACTCACCGCTCCCGGCCTGATGGAGAATATCGCTCAAACTGCCGCTGCCCGCATCGGTTATATCGCCAAACAAGAGAATGCCCCTGTGCCACTCGGATTCATAGGCGCCGTGAAAGACCTTGAAATACTGGAACTCCCACCTGCCGGACAAATGATCGAAACCATTATTGAGATAGGAGGAGAAGTATTTAACGCCACTATGGTAACCGGAAAAGTAATGTATGATGGCCGCGTGATGGCACAGTGTGAGATGAAAATTTTCACCAACCCCCAATTATAG
- a CDS encoding acyl-CoA thioesterase, translating into MTLTASTNILIRFNEADPLGIVWHGHYVRYFEDGREAFGEKYGLRYLDIFAQGYTVPVVNVQCDYKRSLRYGDRVVVETRYVDDLAAKIKFEYILTNPATGEVVAKGSSIQVFLDKETTSLQLVAPAFFNEWKKKHGLV; encoded by the coding sequence ATGACGCTGACCGCAAGCACGAACATACTGATAAGATTTAATGAAGCAGATCCATTGGGAATAGTATGGCACGGGCATTATGTGCGGTATTTTGAGGATGGAAGGGAAGCTTTCGGAGAAAAATACGGGCTACGTTACCTGGATATTTTCGCCCAGGGATATACCGTGCCCGTTGTGAATGTACAATGTGACTACAAACGCTCGTTGCGTTATGGCGACAGAGTAGTGGTTGAAACAAGGTACGTGGACGATCTGGCCGCCAAAATTAAATTTGAATACATACTGACCAATCCGGCTACCGGAGAAGTTGTGGCAAAGGGCTCTTCCATACAGGTATTTTTGGATAAGGAAACCACTTCCCTGCAACTGGTGGCTCCGGCTTTTTTTAACGAGTGGAAAAAGAAGCACGGACTGGTATAA